A genome region from Microtus ochrogaster isolate Prairie Vole_2 chromosome 1, MicOch1.0, whole genome shotgun sequence includes the following:
- the Nfkbia gene encoding NF-kappa-B inhibitor alpha yields MFQPVGQGQDWAMEGPRDGLKKERLVDDRHDSGLDSMKDEEYEQMVKELREIRLQPQEAQLAAEPWKQQLTEDGDSFLHLAIIHEEKTLTMEVIRQVKGDLAFLNFQNNLLQTPLHLAVITNQPGIAEALLEAGCDPELRDFRGNTPLHLACEQGCLASVGVLTQTCTPQHLHSILQATNYNGHTCLHLASIHGYLGIVEHLVSLGADVNAQEPCNGRTALHLAVDLQNPDLVSLLLKCGADVNRVTYQGYSPYQLTWGRPSTRIQQQLGQLTLENLQMLPESEDEDCYDTESEFTEDELPYDDCVFGGQRLTL; encoded by the exons ATGTTTCAGCCGGTCGGCCAAGGCCAGGACTGGGCCATGGAGGGCCCGCGGGACGGCCTCAAGAAAGAGCGGCTGGTGGACGATCGCCACGACAGCGGCCTGGACTCCATGAAGGACGAGGAGTACGAGCAGATGGTGAAGGAGCTGCGCGAGATCCGCCTGCAGCCGCAGGAGGCGCAGCTGGCCGCCGAGCCCTGGAAGCAGCAGCTCACGGAGGACGGAGACTC GTTCCTGCACTTGGCAATCATCCATGAAGAGAAGACTCTGACCATGGAAGTGATTCGGCAGGTGAAGGGAGACCTCGCCTTCCTCAACTTCCAGAACAACCTGCTGCAG ACTCCACTTCACTTGGCTGTGATCACCAACCAGCCAGGAATTGCTGAGGCACTTTTGGAAGCTGGCTGTGATCCTGAGCTCCGAGACTTTCGAGGAAATACCCCTCTACATCTTGCCTGTGAGCAGGGCTGCCTGGCCAGTGTAGGAGTCCTAACGCAGACTTGCACACCCCAGCATCTCCACTCCATCCTGCAGGCCACCAACTACAACG GCCACACGTGTCTGCACCTAGCCTCCATCCATGGCTACCTGGGCATCGTGGAGCATCTGGTGTCTTTGGGTGCGGATGTCAACGCGCAG GAGCCCTGCAATGGCCGGACAGCCCTCCACCTTGCGGTGGACTTGCAGAATCCTGACCTGGTCTCGCTCTTGCTCAAGTGTGGCGCTGATGTCAACAGAGTCACCTACCAAGGTTACTCCCCCTATCAGCTCACCTGGGGCCGCCCGAGCACCCGGATACAGCAGCAGCTGGGCCAGCTGACCCTGGAAAACCTTCAGATGCTGCCGGAGAGCGAGGATGAGGATTGCTACGACACAGAGTCCGAGTTCACGGAGGATGAG CTGCCCTATGACGACTGTGTGTTTGGAGGCCAGCGTCTGACGTTGTGA